The Bradysia coprophila strain Holo2 chromosome IV unlocalized genomic scaffold, BU_Bcop_v1 contig_84, whole genome shotgun sequence genome window below encodes:
- the LOC119072997 gene encoding solute carrier family 13 member 4-like — MSAVGWLRKLWRFFLIIITPILLLPVIFLDGIGEQNESKKFKCAYVILLMAVFWMLELLPLAVTALLPVALFPFFGIQSTGAVAANYMRETAMMFIGGISLALGIQYSGLHKRIALKIILAIGSSPRRLLLGILVTSMSISCVVVVNTAVAAMMVPIINGIVECFDEAETMEQRKKLKKMYFLAVGHAATIGGTATFIGSQSTLIYKELIEQVNVGQNGKYTDLNFATYIAFSMPIAIINLFLVWIILSLTFLGRPEQNRNVRSEVNDTQGAILEDSSQNVAKLLRRKLDELGKTSFHEKVVIVLITVAVVLWLFRDPRVIPGWISIFPDTYPKIGDATVAIAILILMFIIPKEIKYFRGECSGKGDAILSWPFIQEHFPWHVIFIVGGGLAISDAANASGLAVWLGEQFNGLQNLSRYVVLLLIVLIVSFLTELMSNTAAVSLLTPILIALSKRLDLHPLYLSLPGAIAAQYAFMLPTANPPNTIVFAAANMNIIDMAKPGVFINCACITVLYLLNISWGEFVIFDYNKYEYPKN; from the exons atgagtgcTGTGGGTTGGCTGAGAAAACTATGGAGATTTTTCCTTATTATTATCACACCCATACTGTTGCTGCCAGTCATATTTTTGGATGGAATTGGAGAACAAAACGAATCAAAA AAATTCAAATGTGCTTACGTAATTTTGCTGATGGCGGTGTTTTGGATGCTTGAACTGTTGCCACTGGCAGTCACAGCTTTACTTCCCGTTGCACTTTTTCCCTTTTTCGGCATTCAGAGCACAG GAGCTGTAGCCGCCAACTATATGCGAGAAACAGCGATGATGTTCATCGGAGGTATCAGTTTAGCTCTGGGTATACAATATTCTGGCCTACACAAACGAATCGCTTTGAAAATTATTCTTGCAATTGGTTCCAGTCCGAGGCGTTTGCTGCTCGGCATCTTAGTCACATCGATGTCTATCTCTTGCGTTGTTGTTGTAAATACTGCTGTGGCAGCAATGATGGTACCAATCATAAATGGAATAGTCGAATGCTTCGATGAAGCGGAGACGATGGAGCAGcgaaagaaattgaagaaaatgtacTTTCTAGCGGTGGGTCATGCAGCTACTATCGGCGGCACTGCGACCTTCATTGGATCTCAATCCACACTTATATACAAGGAATTGATCGAGCA AGTAAACGTCGGACAGAATGGTAAATACACCGATCTTAACTTTGCTACGTACATCGCCTTCAGTATGCCGATCGCTATCATTAACTTGTTTCTCGTTTGGATAATTTTAAGTCTCACATTTTTGGGTCGTCCCGAACAGAATAGAAACGTTCGGTCTGAAGTGAACGACACTCAAGGAGCTATTTTGGAAGATTCCAGTCAGAATGTTGCCAAATTATTACGTCGTAAATTGGATGAGCTAGGCAAAACATCCTTTCACGAGAAAGTTGTGATCGTTCTCATTACGGTCGCGGTTGTTTTGTGGCTATTCAGAGATCCACGTGTGATACCTGGATGGATTTCAATTTTCCCGGACACCTATCCCAAAATTGGGGACGCAACTGTCGCAATCGCCATTCTGATTTTGATGTTCATCATTCCGAAGGAGATAAAATACTTTCGGGGAG AATGTTCTGGTAAAGGAGACGCCATTCTAAGCTGGCCATTCATTCAAGAACACTTTCCATGGCATGTCATCTTCATTGTTGGGGGCGGTCTGGCTATATCGGATGCAGCGAATGCATCTGGTCTGGCAGTTTGGCTCGGTGAACAATTTAATGGTCTCCAAAATTTGTCTCGGTACGTGGTGCTTCTTCTAATTGTTTTGATCGTGTCATTTTTAACGGAGTTGATGTCGAATACTGCGGCTGTAAGTCTTCTGACGCCGATTTTAATTGCATTG TCGAAGCGATTAGATCTGCATCCATTATATTTGTCTCTGCCTGGAGCTATTGCTGCCCAGTATGCATTTATGCTTCCCACAGCCAATCCACCGAATACTATCGTGTTCGCTGCCGCAAACATGAACATAATCGACATGGCCAAACCCGGTGTTTTCATAAATTGTGCTTGCATAACGGTCCTCTACTTATTGAACATCTCATGGGGAGAGTTCGTTATTTTTGACTACAACAAGTATGAGTATCCCAAGAATTAG
- the LOC119072593 gene encoding uncharacterized protein LOC119072593, protein MSSSLPEKSVSHLLSTYDVAPGTLTLTLNSSQSNAKSPVGANTLNSLVPVPEKKRKRIEIIEQKFFFPMEIQTELTMTDISYLFQQYQGLVQDREKMLLQISNLKLDYDYFRGNDKKTLFYTGLPTWKLLNHLFKWVEPFLPEHGNAKLSPFQMFVLTLMKLRLNLLFTDLAYRFEIQVSTASNYFHRCIYILYKKFFGSKLIFWPDDQYLIINTPSYFRSHLKDKITVVVDCFELFIERSSVLRALAQAWSTYKHHVTIKFLIGISMSGAIIFISPAFGGRASDKEITLKSGFLNFLKKNNLVLADKGFLVEEEIKKTGASLRMPCFVKNVKQLAPTDVEHTRETANLRIHVERLISVLRQKFNICSDLAPMSAISKKNDYYNNDLYDKIVYICCCLVNLCPPTIVNNFEM, encoded by the coding sequence ATGTCGTCGAGTCTACCCGAAAAATCGGTTTCACATCTGCTCTCAACATATGACGTAGCCCCGGGCACACTTACATTAACTCTAAACAGCAGCCAATCAAATGCCAAGTCACCAGTGGGAGCGAATACTCTGAACTCACTTGTGCCTGTGcctgaaaagaaaagaaaaagaattgaaattatcgaacagaaatttttttttccaatggaGATCCAGACTGAACTGACAATGACCGATATAAGTTATCTGTTCCAGCAATATCAAGGTTTAGTTCAAGACAGAGAAAAGATGCTGTTGCAGAtctcaaatttgaaattggatTACGACTACTTCCGAGGTAACGATAAAAAGACTTTGTTTTACACTGGGCTGCCTACTTGGAAGTTgttaaatcatttatttaagtGGGTTGAGCCGTTTTTGCCAGAGCATGGAAATGCGAAACTGTCTCcttttcaaatgtttgttttaacGTTGATGAAGCTTCGACTCAATCTTCTCTTTACGGACCTAGCTTACAGATTCGAAATTCAAGTAAGCACGGCCTCAAACTATTTCCATCGATGCATatacattttatacaaaaagtttttcggtTCTAAGTTAATTTTCTGGCCTGATGATCAATATTTGATTATAAACACCCCGAGCTATTTTCGAAGTCATTTAAAGGATAAAATTACAGTTGTTGTCGACTGTTTCGAACTTTTCATTGAGAGATCATCAGTTTTGCGTGCACTAGCACAGGCTTGGTCCACCTATAAACACCATGTTaccatcaaatttttaattggcaTAAGCATGTCAGGCGCAATCATTTTCATATCGCCAGCATTTGGGGGTAGAGCTAGCGATAAAGAGATTACCCTTAAAAGTGGTTTCCTTaactttcttaaaaaaaataatctcgtGTTGGCCGACAAGGGATTTCTTGTTGAAGAAGAAATCAAAAAGACCGGGGCTTCTCTACGTATGCCTTGCTttgtcaaaaatgttaaacaattGGCCCCGACGGACGTTGAGCACACAAGAGAAACTGCTAACTTGAGAATTCATGTGGAAAGACTTATTTCGGTCCTTCgacaaaaattcaatatttgctcAGATTTGGCTCCTATGTCAGCCATATCGAAGAAAAACGATTATTATAATAACGACCTCTACGATAAAATTGTAtacatttgttgttgtttagtCAATTTGTGTCCTCCGACCATTGTTAATAACTTTGAAATGTAA